In Lujinxingia vulgaris, a single window of DNA contains:
- a CDS encoding PIN domain-containing protein has protein sequence MSDPFYVLDTNIVLTLVRGNTLARFIDNQFGLRSSKVRPAISIVTHGEVRVLASRNGWGAAKLAALDQALNNLVTVDIHQPAVLDAYVEIDLYSQRHPTGARNMGKNDLWIAACARAANAVLLTTDKDFDHLDPALLKVKYIDPSSAGSA, from the coding sequence ATGAGCGACCCCTTCTACGTGCTGGACACCAACATCGTCCTGACGTTGGTACGCGGAAACACGCTCGCCAGGTTCATCGACAACCAATTCGGGCTTCGAAGCTCGAAGGTGCGCCCGGCCATCTCGATCGTCACCCATGGTGAAGTTCGCGTTTTGGCGAGTCGCAATGGTTGGGGTGCCGCGAAACTCGCGGCGCTCGACCAAGCCCTAAACAACCTGGTCACGGTAGACATCCACCAACCGGCGGTGCTGGATGCCTATGTGGAGATCGACCTCTACTCCCAGCGCCACCCCACGGGCGCACGCAACATGGGGAAGAATGACCTCTGGATTGCCGCATGCGCCCGGGCTGCAAACGCGGTGTTGCTGACGACGGATAAAGATTTCGATCACCTCGATCCGGCTTTGCTTAAGGTGAAGTATATCGACCCATCCTCTGCTGGGTCAGCGTGA
- a CDS encoding virulence RhuM family protein, translated as MSDHTPAELIFYETAEGKVRVEVHHEDETFWLSINQMAALFGVDKSGVSRHLKNIFESGELMKEAVVAKFATTADDGKTYQVDYYNLDAIISVGYRVNSSQATRFRIWATNTLREFIVKGFVLDDERLKLNKRFGKDYFDELLERIREIRASERRFYLKITDIYEQCSVDYDKNAAMTKTFFKTVQNKLHWAVTGKTAAEIIAERADADKPSMGLTTWKNAPEGKVIKKDVSVAKNYLIETEIKELERIVSMYLDYAENQAARQRPMKMADWIKKLDAFLEFNEYEVLTNAGKVSARVAKALAEEEYSKFRVRQDREFESDFEREVKRVRGKGD; from the coding sequence ATGAGCGACCACACACCTGCCGAGCTTATTTTCTACGAGACGGCTGAGGGCAAGGTGCGCGTTGAGGTTCATCATGAGGATGAGACCTTCTGGCTCAGCATCAACCAGATGGCGGCATTATTCGGGGTGGATAAGTCCGGGGTCAGCCGCCACTTAAAAAACATTTTTGAAAGCGGTGAACTGATGAAAGAGGCAGTTGTTGCAAAATTTGCAACAACTGCCGACGACGGCAAAACCTACCAGGTGGATTACTACAACCTCGACGCGATCATCTCCGTCGGTTACCGCGTCAACAGCTCGCAGGCGACCCGCTTCCGCATCTGGGCGACGAACACTCTGCGAGAATTCATTGTCAAGGGCTTTGTGCTTGATGATGAGCGTCTCAAGCTCAACAAGCGCTTCGGTAAGGACTACTTCGACGAGCTGCTGGAGCGGATTCGGGAGATCCGGGCCAGTGAGCGGCGTTTTTATCTAAAAATCACCGACATCTACGAGCAATGCAGCGTCGACTACGATAAGAACGCGGCGATGACGAAGACCTTTTTCAAAACGGTGCAGAACAAGCTGCACTGGGCGGTCACCGGCAAGACAGCCGCCGAGATCATCGCTGAGCGCGCCGACGCCGACAAACCCTCGATGGGGCTTACCACCTGGAAGAACGCGCCGGAGGGCAAAGTCATCAAAAAGGATGTGAGCGTCGCGAAAAACTACCTGATTGAGACCGAAATCAAAGAGTTGGAGCGCATCGTCTCCATGTACCTCGACTACGCCGAGAACCAGGCTGCCCGCCAGCGGCCGATGAAGATGGCCGACTGGATCAAGAAGCTCGACGCCTTCCTGGAGTTTAATGAGTACGAGGTTTTGACCAACGCGGGGAAAGTGTCCGCCCGAGTCGCAAAAGCGCTGGCCGAGGAGGAGTATTCGAAGTTCCGGGTCCGGCAGGATCGGGAGTTTGAGAGCGACTTTGAGCGCGAGGTAAAGCGGGTACGGGGGAAGGGGGATTGA